Sequence from the Nerophis lumbriciformis linkage group LG02, RoL_Nlum_v2.1, whole genome shotgun sequence genome:
tgtaatttgttGAACTTTCTCAAATTATAACCAAACATTTTACTTCACCTTAACATTAAATTATTTCTTACAAAACTCAGAAAGCGATTACGCTCACTGAGAGTGAAAAGACCATCAAGTCACATGCTACAGAGTACTGCTTATGAAATACACACTCCTGTACTTAATAATGAACAGTGGGCCTCTTGTGTGTGTGCATTGAGCTGTTGCACAGTCACTCTAATCTTTAGACATCCTTTACTGGCAGCAGTTGTTATCCGCCGTAGTCTTAAATTGTTTTAAAGATTTTGCGTATCGATATCAAATAAAATGACTTTAACCCTGAGGAGAGTATATCACATTGCAACATTTAGCTGGTATGCATTTGTTGTGAAGAGCCTCGCTGCTAAGGATGGAGAGCAGTTACCACCTGGCATCTTTGTGTACGGGGGACCTTGGAAGTACCTCACTTTTTTGAATGTAGTAAGTATGATACGTGCATAAAAAGGGAGCTAGGCTATTATGACACTGAAAAAATGTAGTTTTGTTTGCTATTTTTTCAGTTACTCCAAATGTTTTTCTTTGGACTGGCTGCAGTGAATGATCTCAATTGGGGGAAAGACAGCCAGACCCCACTAAACAGATGTAAAGAtgttatttttgctgtttttgccTTCCCTGTTGGCATGGTGAGACGCACATTTAACATATATCTTTAATACACAACAAATCAATATGCTTTACTTTACATCTGTGGTTTAGTTTGTTGTTCTGCTTTTCTGGACCATCTTTGCCTTTGACAGAGAGTTAGTCTACCCGGCAACAATCGACGCCTTCTTCCCACCTTGGATAAACCATGCAATGGTCtggatatgattttttttaaacacatctcTCCCAATTGCAAATACCCAAAAAAGAATTCACTGTTCCCTCAGCATACATTGGTCCTACCTATTTTACTTGGAGAACTTCTGATGGAGCCACATGTCTACCCACAAACAACACATGCCCTACTTACTCTGGGAGTAGTGGGCTTACTTTATCTATTCTGGTAAGTGGCAAGTGAAATGATAAGAAATTACTGTTTTGTGATTGTCACAGCTTTATTACACACAAGACACTTCTGTTCCTTGGGTCCAACATCTATGACACATCCAACTTTGTTTAAACTATTTTAAGACTTGTGACAGTGGTATTTTAAGGCTCTGTGTGTTACATACAATCTGCATCAAtaaagcctgtttgttttggcatAACTCACATTTAAAATGAGATACTGTAAAATAATCTAGAATATGTAGTGatatatgtgagtgtgaatgtttgtctatctgtgttggccctgtgatgaggtggcgacttgtccagggtgtaccccgcctttccgaccgaatgcagctgagataggctccagcaccccccgcgacccctaaagggacaagcggtagaaaatggatggatggatatgtcttTTATTGTCAACATATTCCGCAGGATTCTCTGGGTGTACTTCTCAGTCGGGATTTGGGTGTATCCTTTACTTGGACACTTCAGTAGTGTCGGTCTGGTTGGCTTCTTCTGCTTTAACATGTCAGCTGTGACCTTGCTCTACCTTCTTGGACACAAACTCAACAGCTGTATGTGGAAGGTACCCCTTAATCCGCACTAACAGACAAAAGCCATCGGGACAAACCTCTCGATTACTATtcgtttgagaaaaaaaaaaaacataagccaATTTAGTACAGTTtaaggggtttggtggtagctctttgcaaataaaaaatgtgtccattataaaaaaaactagtttgataaactCCCTTCAGgacaaaattaatacattttcacAGATATACAAATGCCATCAATGCATAATTATACAATGACGTGTGCTGCTCTAAAATGCTATTAAATCAAGTGACAGCGACATCCTGTGTTGGCTCTTTACTTTCCTATACATCTTTTTTTATCCATGCTGTGGTGCATTTCAATTGTGGCATCATAACAGTCATAATGCATTTCACAAATGATCACTGATGCAATGTGTTTTGCATGCTCAACCTCAATGCATGAAAAGTTGTGGATGAGCATTTTTGGAGGTTCGCACCATGAATAGTCTGGTGTCTTCACAATTCAGTCGATAGCTCCCCAAACAATAAtccttttgttcatgtccagGTCATACACCTCTCAAGTCCCTGTAGCCTTTTAGATGGTGGAGGTAGTCTGGATCTGCATCAACCAGTCCGATGGAAAGGATCTTGGCCAATAAATGCAGATCTCCCTCACTCAGGTCCTTCTGTTGAAGCATAAAAAAGCAATTCTTCATTCTCTCTTTGTTGTGATACAGGCACTTATAGCATTTATCATGAGCGTGATGATTAGTGCTgaccttcttgttgttgttgccgTAGGATTCAGGAAGCTGTGAATTTTGAGGTCTTTTTccctgttaaaagataaacattcAGATTAAAAACCTCCTCAAATGGCTCCAGCTTTGGTTTCATTCTCTTGCAGTACGATTATGGTGTCAGCCAAACTGAATTCCACCATTTACAAAACACTATTTAGTCAAATTTGAACACAATTAAGGTTTATTTATACAGCTTCTCATATTCAGACACATTTTTGGTATAGatgatatgttttttttgtttttttaccttgacaTGTTTCGATTGAAGTTTCCTCACTTTTAAGGAAGACCGCAGATGtcagtcaaaacatgtcaaggtaAAAACGTCATTTATAACACCTAAAACCCTTCTGAACATGAGAAGACATAATAAACCTAATATTCTATTAATAAGGTTTACTTGCCTCTTTAAGAAGTCCTTTGGAGAAACACATGATGATGATGAGAAGGCCAACAACAGTctgtatgtgtggaaaaaaatacaataattaattGTTTGTTTTGTTCTATTTCATTAGTTTAAGGTAAAACAAAAATCAATtaacataacatttaaaataaacaatgaaCGAAAAAGAGCAGAAAGAAGTAAAACGTATAATATCTGCCCCTTATCCATACAGTTACAACAGTTGTTGTTCAATTCAGATGactagctctatatatatatatatatatatatatatacacagtatatatatatatatatatatatatatatatatatatatatatatatatatatatatatatatatatatatactaccgttcaaaagtttggggtcacccaaacaattttgtgttttccatgaaaagtcacacttattcaccaccatatGTTGTgaggttagaaataatgatttgtatttgaaataagatttttttttacatcaaactttgcttttgtcaaagaatcctccatttgcagcaattacagcattgcagacctttggcattctagctgttaatttgttgaggtaatctggagaaattgcaccccacgcttcgagaagcagctcccacaagttagattggttggatgggcacttcttgcgtaccatacggtcaagctgctcccacaacagctcaatggggttcagatctggtgactgccctggccactccattaccgatagaataccagctgcctgcttcttctctaaatagttcttgcacaatttggaggtgtgttttgggtcattgtcctgttgtaggatgaaattggctccaatcaagcgctgtccactgggtatgcatggcgttgcaaaatggagtgatagccttccttattcagaatcccttttaccctgtacaaatctcccaccttaccagcaccaaaacaatcccagaccatcacattacctccaccatgcttaacagatggcgtcaggcattcttccagcatcttttcagttgttctgcgtctgACAAACattcttctttgtgatccaaacacctcaaacttggattcatccgtccacaacacttttttccagtcttcctctgtccaatgtctgtgttcttttgcccatcttaatctttttcttttattggccagtctcagatatggctttttcttgccatgaagcccagaatctcgcaactgtagatgttgacactggtgttttgcgggtactatttaatgaagatgccagttggggacctgtgaggcgtctgaGACTCTAATGcacttatcttcttgctcagttgtgcaacgcggcctcccacttctttttctactctggttagagcctgtttgtgctgtcttctgaagggagtagtacacaccgttgtaggaaatcttcaatttcttaacaatttctcgcatggaatagccttcatttctatgaacaagaatagactgtcgagtttcagatgaaagttctctttttctggccattttgagcgtttaattgaccccacaaatgtgatgctccagaaactcaatctgctcaaaggaaggtcagttttgtagcttctgtaaagagctaaactgttttcagatgtgtgaacatgattgcacaagggttttctaatcatcaattagccttctgagccaatgagcaaacacattgtaccattagaacactggagtgatatttgctggaaatgggcctctatacacatatgtagatattgcaccaaaaaccagacatttgcagctagaatagtcatttaccacattagcaatgtatagagtgtatttctttaaagttaagactagtttaaagttatcttcattgaaaagtacagtgcttttccttcaaaaataaggacatttcaatgtgaccccaaactcTTGAAcggtagtatgtatatatatatatatatatatatatatatatatatatatatatatatatatatatatatatatatatatatatatatatatatatatgtatatatatatatatatatatatatatatattcataacatACAAGAAAATAACTAAGCATGGAAACAATAATTTACTCCAAGACATATATTTTCatcatcatgattttttattttttttaataaagtaggAGATTTAGATTGTTTTATTTCACTGTCAAGATTGTTCCATAAACTAATACCTTTAATTGAAATACTTATGTCCTTTATCCCTTTTCTAAATCTCGATGTATTAAAGATATCAGttctttttaaattataattactttctcttttaacaaatctgttttgaatgttgtttggAATAATTTGTGTGTATGTGCTTTGTACATGATTTCTAGGATATTGTACTCTACCAATTCATGAAATTTCAATACGTTTAACTATTTGAATATTGGGTTTGTGGGTTCCCTGTATGCATTTCCAGTAATGATTCTTACAACTCTTTTCTGCAGAAGGAAGATTAGATTTGCATATGTTTTACAGGCACTACTCCGCACTTCAATACagtatgttagatatggaacAATCAGTGAATTATACAGAATATACTGtgcttttttatttagaaaatcaTTCACTTTGTGTAAAATACATAAAGTTTTAGATACTTTAGCCTTTGTATCATTAATATGTGATTTCCATGACAAATGTTCATCAATCTTAACACCCAAAAACATGATCTCATTTGTTCTTTGAATCTCAACTCCTTCGACATTTAATGAGCATCCACATTTTTCCTACTTCtgcaaaaaaatcatacatttcgtTTTGCTAGTATTCAATGATTATCTGTTTACATCAAACCATATTTTAgttttaaataaatgtgttttcaACCACTTCTAACACATCCTTTAAGTTTTGTCCTGAATAAAATAgggttgtgtcgtccgcaaataaaataCACTTAAACAGTTTGGAAACCATTGGTCCAACGACCGATCCTTGTGGTACTCCACAACTGATATGTAAGGCCGACTTCCAATTGTTAACTTCCACAAACTGTTTTCTGTCCTTCAGGTAACTTTTGACCCATTCATGAGCCACTCCTCTTATTCCATATATATTCAATTTGTCCAATAATATTTCATGATTGAAGTGTATCGAACACTTTTCGAAGGTCTACAAAAATACTTACTAAGAATTGTTTTTTTATCTGGTGCAGTTGAAATTTCTTCTGCCAGATTAATTATTGCTGTTGCAGTTGAGTAATTGGGACAAAACCCATATTGACTATTGCTTagattattatgtttattaataAATGTACAAAAAGTATTCGTACTTACCCCGATAAAATGCAACATCTCTGTTTCCCTTGGCTGTGTGCTGAATTGTCAAGTAACAACAGAAGAGTGCCTTGCTTTTCAGACTATAACGCATGTACCAAACAAGAGAGAACCTGCCCAACAAGATAAACTGCATTTTCAAAGCCTgcgactacatgtgaccaaaggGATTTTACGCAGTTGCCTACGTCAAATGGGTGTTACTTGTTTTCAGGACACTTTTGTTTGCCTTAATTGTTGCCATCAATGAAGAGGCAGAAGAACCAAACTATAATTTCAGGGTTTCATGAATGCAAATGTCGATGTGTAGTGTGCATTGACGTTCCCATTGACGTTCACATTCATCAAATTAACTTATACCAGAAAATGACAAatatccttttcttttttaattaatgtaAACATTTTGCCTGGGATCATTTAATATGTAGCCATCCTGATCTTTAAATATTCATCACCTCTGAGACATTGGTAACATTTTACAAATAACATGTTTGTCTTTCGTCTTCTTTCTCATTGTGTATTTACTTCAAGTAATTACTGTAGATACTTAATTTCTTACAATGCTTTCGGGTTATTTGTTTCAAACATGTGCAACAGGTTACATTGAGAAACATCACATGATCACCCTTGCACAAATCAACACGCTCAAGAAGGAGTAGTAAGAAGCAGTTTTTTTAGTATTTGCCCTTTTGCCATATCTCGGCACTCAATAATAAtttcttaccatgaattgatttacttaccatgaattgatttacttggacccagacttaaacaagttggaaaacgtattcgggtgttaccatttagtggtcaattgtacggaatatgtactatactgtgcaatctactaataaaagtttcaatcaatcaatccaaacaaacttcctgtttgtttggaagaaagaaaaaaatatggtctttgcaaaaaaaacaaaaacgttacAACGGATTATGGAGATTTAAATTTGACAGTGCtctaataataattagaaataacTGGttattgagccttttgaattatgtgaaaattatcatttttattagtttttgcGTACAAATTCCCCTATAtgaaaatgctgccaaaaatatatatttgccaTTATAGACTATAGTCTATAATGGCAAATATATATATCTTTGCTGCCACATgtttcaaaaaacattttaaaaaattatttgtaaccAGGCTGAACAAATTTCACgacaaatataatattttttttagtagTTGAGAGAGATTTAGGAGAACATGAGATAAAATATACAAACATCCACaatagttaacataaaaaatgttttaatgagtGTTTAAATAACTATTCTTTAAGGATATAGTATCTGAGGGGGGACACAAGTTATGTACAGTAGATCTAATTCAGGTCCTTTTCATTCAAAGCTGAAGATTGTATGTTAAATTTGAATTGTTTTATTGAAggaaataaaacaatattgcaTCAGGGTGCATCTGCAACCTATCCCATGGGTGTTTCTGATATTTCGCCACACGCCTCAGTTTGATGCAATGGAACTCTCTTGATTTGCATCTCCTTGTGTTGGCTTTGTCAACAGACTATTTCCTCGTTCAAATAGGAGAGGGTCCTGCCATTATAATTGACTTTGGAAATGATACCATAGTACAATAAATCTGCATCTTTATCCAGTTCATTATAAAATATGTGCCATCATTCTAATAATATATGGGAATCCATTGTTGCATCATatatatgcttattttgattGTACTGTTTGTATTTTAACCATGGAAAACACTTTGCGAGCTCTTTTCTAaagaagtgctatataaataaaatgtacttacttactttttgagtatgcagtgtgtatattgttttCAATTTGTTATGGGTAAAAAATAACGCACCTTTTAACTACTTTTCTTACAGAAGACATAATTTGGGTTTAGAGAGTATGTGACTGGGTGTGTCGGCTCGGGTTGAGGGAGATGCTGGTCACGTGTCATTGCTTTCATTAAAGTATTTGAGCATTGTGCATTTACCTGTTTACCGGAGGAAATAGGATAGGCAGTGgttcacaaactttttttttttaccaagtaccacctcagaaaacacttggctctgcaagtaacaccataatgaccgacatttAATTACAGTAGCGTAGTATCAAATCAAatgttatttgtatagcccttttcatacacaggcaagtggcacacccaaagtgctgtacacaaaaaaagaagagaagaacacacagacacacacagcactgttgacaataacaaaaacaaaacatggcatggcactaaGGAATTGAGGAAAAACGCCATCTTAgaggcgtccacactggagaataactcaaattaacaccatctaaaaaatagtatgaaacatataataagtaggcccaagtattcattaaaaacaaggcagcggttttatttaacaagaatatttaatatttttgaccactgtaacattacacagtttgaacagtgactCTGTGTTTGAAAATATAACATAAAACATTGCACTTTAATCAAGATATTCTTTGGCGTACTACTAGATGTAGCCCGCGTactactagtggtacacgtaccgaaGTTTGAGAACCCCTGGGATATAGAAATGGGTAGGCCATACCTTATTTAATCGTTACTGCATACATTACTAGACACAATATTATTAATTTTATGTGCCACATGCTTCATGATTGCTGTGAGCAGGTGTTTTAATAAATACACCATAAAAGGCAGTACTTTTCTCTACACTAGTGCTTCCTTCGTAGTGTGTGGTTTTGGTTTTGTTCACAAAACTAAGTGTGATTTTAAACTGATTAGCACACGTGACTGCAATAAACAAACTTTTAAAAAGTGACATTTAAAAGTGTAAGCAAATGTACACGTGCGGTATACATACAGCATATTCATATATAGCTGCATGTAAGGTACAataaatcacacacacactaaatgtaTTTGCAGTTATActaatttaatttttaaatgcACTGCATAAAATAACTGTTacactatgtgtgtatatacacatttttaggtGTATACAGAGGTTGTTTATACGAAATACAAAATCATTGTTGTTACGTGTACCTTTTACAGAGAGGTGCCTTAATATGCTTGAGTGCTTACGTcacggctcattaaatatgcatgGTGGTCTAGTCAGCGTCTGTTTGCCATATAGCCTTTtttgaagaaaaatgccctatgcttgcgttgtcTTCGGCTGTGTGAATGGTTCAAATcacgaaaaggataaacgtttatttagagttcctcgagaggcaaTTTAAgaacgtctgcctcacaatacgaaggtcctgagtagtcgtgagttcaatcccggcctcgggatctttctgtgtggagtttgcatgttctccccgtgactgcgtgggttccctccgtgtactccggcttcctcccacctccaaagacatgcacctggggataggttgattggcaacactaaattggccctagtgtgtgaatgtgagtgtgaatgttgtctgtctatctgtgtaggccctgcgatgaggtggcgacttgtccagggtgtaccccgacttccgcccgattgtagctgagataggtttcagcgccccccgcgaccccgaagggaataagcggtagaaaatggatggatggatggatggaggagtgCAATATTTTACGAAAGGCGACGATAAAAGTGGCACGCACTACAGTCAAAAGGAGCAGAGTTGATGAATGAACACATTTGCTGTATGTGACCACTTCGTTAAAGGTgggtttgatatatttttaatgcaCTTTACTCAATGAGTATTTTACTGTAACGGACTCGTGCCGTCGTGCGGGTACTCTGGACCATCAAGGAAGGACATTGCTTCGAGCATGgttgactttattttatttttcaataaaacctCAGTCTCAGGTCGGATCGCTTTCCAGCTCCCTCCTCTTCCACTGCTCGTTCTCCCGGTCGCTTTTCAGCCGGCTGCGTCTTCTGCGTCTCGCTCTCGGTCGCTTCCGTTCTGCATCCACTGCTGGCTCTCCAACGCCTtctgccccgtcgttctcggctgtCGCGCTTTTACATCCTGAGCGGGGATTACTCAATTGCCTCCAGgtgcgcgatccacgcacctgatctCGTTTGCGGCATCgaacccggcgcgccccgcctcgctgctcaCACGTCGTCCacacctcctcgccgccatcttggagtgggctCCGGTGTGTCCTGCCTTgctgttggactgccggccacgcctcctcgccgccatctcagagtcggccccggcggggcacgcctcgctgttggtctgccggccccgcctccccacattTACATTGACATGTTACCTTGttaatgtttgtgttttatttttaacaaacagaaaccaGAAAGT
This genomic interval carries:
- the LOC133607118 gene encoding androgen-dependent TFPI-regulating protein → MTLTLRRVYHIATFSWYAFVVKSLAAKDGEQLPPGIFVYGGPWKYLTFLNVLLQMFFFGLAAVNDLNWGKDSQTPLNRCKDVIFAVFAFPVGMFVVLLFWTIFAFDRELVYPATIDAFFPPWINHAMHTLVLPILLGELLMEPHVYPQTTHALLTLGVVGLLYLFWILWVYFSVGIWVYPLLGHFSSVGLVGFFCFNMSAVTLLYLLGHKLNSCMWKVPLNPH